In one window of Pseudomonas sp. IAC-BECa141 DNA:
- a CDS encoding alpha/beta hydrolase gives MSLNSEVAAFLDLVEDSRNVAFHQGTPEQAREAFEQSSQQMRWEVPDVEVSEVRHLARDGAELTLRLYRPLHKDGVLPVLLFLHGGGFVVGSLDSHDGICREFCARTPCAVLSVGYRRAPEHKFPVALHDCADALDWLREQAGEFDLDLSRLVFGGDSVGATLATVLALEARAPGALKPCLQLLCYPVTDASQRRESMDLLGEGYLLESETLEWFYQHYARSIEDRRDWRFSPLLSPDLQGAAPAYVALAGFDPLVDEGRAYAERLAAAGGLLECREFGGHVHDFLRMRMVTEEVEAIYQELVSVLRTVMYPETV, from the coding sequence ATGTCATTGAATTCGGAAGTAGCGGCGTTTCTTGATCTGGTCGAAGACAGTCGGAACGTTGCGTTTCACCAAGGGACACCCGAGCAGGCCCGGGAGGCGTTCGAGCAGTCCTCGCAACAGATGCGTTGGGAGGTGCCGGATGTCGAAGTGAGTGAGGTGCGACACCTTGCCCGCGACGGCGCCGAGCTGACCTTGCGGCTGTACCGTCCGTTGCACAAGGACGGTGTCTTGCCGGTGCTGCTGTTTTTGCACGGCGGTGGTTTCGTCGTCGGCAGCCTCGACTCCCACGACGGTATTTGCCGTGAGTTCTGCGCGCGCACACCGTGTGCGGTGCTGTCGGTGGGTTACCGCCGCGCGCCGGAACACAAATTCCCGGTGGCGTTGCACGATTGTGCCGATGCCCTGGATTGGCTGCGCGAACAGGCCGGCGAATTCGATCTCGATCTGTCGCGCCTGGTGTTTGGCGGCGACAGCGTCGGCGCCACGCTGGCGACCGTGCTGGCGCTTGAGGCGCGTGCGCCCGGCGCGCTGAAACCGTGCCTGCAATTGCTCTGCTACCCGGTGACCGACGCCTCGCAGCGCCGAGAGTCGATGGACTTGCTCGGTGAAGGCTACCTGCTGGAAAGCGAAACGCTGGAATGGTTCTACCAGCACTACGCCCGCAGCATCGAGGATCGCCGCGACTGGCGCTTCTCGCCACTGCTGAGCCCCGACCTCCAGGGCGCAGCCCCGGCCTACGTGGCGCTGGCCGGTTTCGATCCGCTGGTCGATGAAGGCCGCGCCTACGCCGAGCGTCTGGCGGCGGCGGGCGGCTTGCTCGAATGCCGCGAGTTCGGCGGCCACGTGCATGACTTTTTACGCATGCGCATGGTCACCGAAGAGGTCGAGGCGATCTATCAGGAACTGGTGAGCGTGCTGCGCACCGTGATGTATCCCGAAACGGTCTGA
- a CDS encoding TonB-dependent siderophore receptor, whose translation MQALKLSRTPLAEAISRRNPRGAMLSGALLTLMLLGSTQVQATPVDVNIPAQPLSRALQQLGQQANLQILYSPESLAGLNSTAVSGHLEPKQALDNLLLGSGMTYQLTGNSVSLVPATGADAGNALELGAVSISGKAPGSTTEGSGLYTTYSSSSSTRLNLTPKETPQSLTVMTRQRLDDQHLTNLSDTLDATPGIIVLRDGQGAESDGYFSRGFEIQNFEIDGVPTVKRMDNYTQSMAMYDRVEVVRGATGLISGLGSPSATINLIRKRPTAEAQASVTAEAGNWDRYGTGFDVSGPLTETGNIRGRLVGDFKTEQSWIDRYKQDSQLMYGITEFDLSEDTLLTMGFSYQRTDVDSPMRSGLPTRFTDGSRTNLKRSLNSAQTWSYNDHEQTSFFTSIEQQFGNGWSGKVELTHSENKFDEVFNYVNGTLNPDGSGTTQLPVRFSGTPRQNNIDAYLTGPFGLLGREHELIAGVTLSNYYENVPSYGGWKTDYSNSPAGAIDNLLNWNGNSVKPEFNVTGKSTVDETQYAAYLATRLRATDDLSILLGSRVVDWHRDTEDKPYGAAETKTKESETGVYIPYAGVVYDVNDTWSLYASYTKIFNPQSSWVRDINNKPLDPMEGTGYEVGVKGSHFDGKLNSSFALFKIEQDNLAIWIDTPGGNTYKSEQGTTTKGAEFTLDGELAEGWQASAGYAYAVSTDADDNRIVTTLPRHSLKTFTSYRLPGILDKVTVGGGVNWQSKTGADLHTFQQGSYAVTNLLARYDISKNLSASVNLNNVFDREYLSYAGDHGMYGAPRNIMTGFKYTF comes from the coding sequence ATGCAAGCCTTAAAGTTGTCCCGCACCCCTCTGGCCGAGGCCATCTCCCGCCGCAATCCGCGTGGCGCAATGCTGTCAGGTGCTCTGCTGACGCTGATGCTATTGGGCAGCACCCAGGTTCAAGCGACGCCGGTCGACGTCAACATCCCTGCGCAACCGCTGTCCCGGGCACTGCAACAGCTTGGGCAACAAGCCAATCTGCAGATTCTCTACAGCCCGGAATCCCTGGCTGGCCTGAACTCGACCGCGGTATCCGGTCACCTGGAACCGAAACAGGCGCTGGACAACTTGCTGCTGGGGAGCGGCATGACCTATCAACTGACCGGCAACTCGGTTTCGCTGGTGCCAGCCACCGGTGCAGACGCGGGAAACGCGCTGGAGCTGGGCGCGGTATCGATTTCCGGCAAGGCGCCGGGCTCGACCACTGAAGGGTCCGGGCTGTACACCACGTACTCGTCCAGCAGTTCGACGCGCCTTAACCTGACTCCCAAGGAAACCCCGCAGTCACTGACCGTCATGACCCGTCAGCGCCTGGACGACCAGCACCTGACCAACCTCAGCGATACCCTCGACGCCACTCCGGGCATCATCGTGCTGCGTGACGGTCAGGGCGCCGAGTCCGACGGCTACTTCTCCCGTGGTTTCGAGATCCAGAACTTCGAAATCGACGGCGTGCCGACCGTCAAGCGCATGGACAACTACACCCAGAGCATGGCGATGTACGACCGGGTGGAAGTGGTGCGTGGCGCCACCGGCCTGATCAGCGGCCTGGGCAGCCCTTCGGCCACCATCAACCTGATCCGCAAGCGCCCGACCGCCGAGGCTCAGGCCAGCGTCACCGCCGAGGCCGGCAACTGGGATCGCTACGGCACCGGTTTCGATGTCTCCGGGCCGTTGACCGAAACCGGCAACATCCGTGGCCGTCTGGTCGGCGACTTCAAGACCGAACAGTCCTGGATTGACCGCTACAAGCAGGATTCGCAGCTGATGTATGGCATCACCGAATTCGACCTGAGCGAAGACACCTTGCTGACCATGGGCTTCAGCTACCAGCGCACCGACGTCGATTCGCCAATGCGTTCGGGCCTGCCGACGCGCTTCACCGACGGTTCGCGCACCAACCTCAAGCGTTCCCTGAACTCGGCGCAGACCTGGTCTTACAACGACCACGAACAAACCAGCTTCTTCACCTCGATCGAACAACAGTTCGGCAATGGCTGGAGCGGCAAGGTCGAACTGACTCACTCCGAAAACAAATTCGACGAGGTCTTCAACTACGTCAACGGCACCCTGAACCCCGACGGCAGCGGCACCACCCAACTGCCGGTACGCTTCTCCGGCACCCCGCGCCAGAACAACATCGACGCCTACCTGACCGGCCCGTTCGGCCTGCTGGGACGCGAGCACGAGCTGATCGCCGGTGTGACCCTGTCCAACTACTACGAAAACGTGCCGAGCTACGGTGGCTGGAAAACCGACTACTCCAATTCCCCGGCCGGTGCCATCGACAACCTGCTGAACTGGAACGGTAACTCGGTCAAACCCGAATTCAACGTCACCGGCAAATCCACCGTCGATGAAACGCAATACGCCGCTTACCTGGCCACCCGGCTGCGCGCCACCGATGACCTGAGCATCCTGCTCGGCAGCCGCGTGGTCGACTGGCATCGTGACACCGAAGACAAGCCGTACGGCGCAGCAGAAACCAAGACCAAAGAATCGGAAACCGGTGTCTACATTCCTTACGCGGGTGTGGTCTACGACGTCAACGACACCTGGTCGCTGTATGCCAGCTACACCAAGATCTTCAACCCGCAATCGTCCTGGGTTCGCGACATCAACAACAAGCCTCTGGATCCGATGGAAGGCACCGGCTACGAAGTCGGCGTCAAGGGCAGCCACTTCGATGGCAAGCTGAACTCCAGCTTCGCGCTGTTCAAGATCGAGCAGGACAACCTGGCGATCTGGATCGACACCCCGGGCGGCAACACCTACAAGTCCGAACAGGGCACCACCACCAAAGGTGCTGAATTCACCCTCGATGGCGAACTGGCCGAAGGCTGGCAAGCGTCTGCCGGTTACGCCTATGCCGTCAGCACCGATGCCGATGACAACCGCATCGTCACCACCCTGCCCCGTCACAGCCTCAAGACCTTCACCAGCTATCGCCTGCCGGGCATTCTGGACAAAGTCACCGTCGGCGGCGGCGTGAACTGGCAGAGCAAGACCGGTGCCGACCTGCATACCTTCCAGCAAGGCAGCTACGCCGTCACCAACCTGCTGGCACGCTACGACATCAGCAAAAACCTCAGCGCCTCGGTCAACCTGAACAACGTATTCGACCGCGAATACCTCAGCTACGCCGGCGACCACGGCATGTACGGCGCCCCGCGCAACATCATGACCGGCTTCAAGTACACGTTCTGA
- a CDS encoding cyclic peptide export ABC transporter gives MTQPTRGAIHELFTLLKPFRLVVALSVILGMVGGLSVTVLLATINNALHSESGLTQGVVALFGGLCVLALLSSICSDIGTNYVGQHIIATLRKQLGEKVLSAPIEQIERYRSHRLIPVLTHDVDTISDFAFAFAPLAISLTVTLGCMGYLAMLSWPMFLIMVVAILIGTGIQYFAQGRGIKGFFAARDAEDELQKHYNAIAEGAKELRIHRPRRQRMFNSGIKGTADFICKTQIKSINTFVIAKSFGSMLFFVVIGLALALQSFWPSADKTVMSGFVLVLLYMKGPLEHLVGTLPVVSRAQIAFRRIAELSAQFSSPEPHLLLSDQGQKAEPVQSLELKDVRYAFPAVGEAKPFTLGPVNLKIEQGDIVFIVGENGCGKTTLIKLLLGLYPPQQGEIRLNGECVTALTRDDYRQLFTTVFADYYLFDDVVQGDTHIPDDANKYLQRLEIAHKVSVQDGSFTTTDLSTGQRKRLALVNAWLEERPVLVFDEWAADQDPTFRRIFYTELLPDLKRLGKTIIVISHDDRYFDVADQLVRMDAGKVKTALNPA, from the coding sequence ATGACCCAGCCTACGCGCGGTGCAATTCATGAATTGTTCACCCTACTCAAACCTTTTCGGCTCGTCGTCGCACTGTCGGTCATTCTGGGTATGGTCGGTGGCCTGAGTGTCACGGTCCTGCTGGCCACCATCAATAATGCGCTGCACTCCGAATCCGGTCTGACCCAAGGCGTAGTCGCGCTGTTCGGCGGCCTGTGCGTGCTGGCACTGCTCAGCTCGATCTGTTCCGACATCGGCACCAACTATGTCGGCCAGCACATCATCGCCACCCTGCGCAAACAGCTGGGTGAGAAAGTGCTGTCGGCACCGATCGAGCAGATTGAACGCTATCGCAGCCATCGCCTGATTCCGGTGCTGACGCATGACGTTGACACCATCAGCGACTTCGCCTTCGCCTTCGCCCCCCTGGCCATCTCGCTGACCGTCACCCTCGGTTGCATGGGCTACCTGGCGATGCTGTCGTGGCCAATGTTCCTGATCATGGTTGTGGCGATCCTGATCGGCACTGGCATCCAGTACTTCGCCCAGGGTCGCGGGATCAAGGGCTTCTTCGCCGCCCGTGACGCTGAAGACGAACTGCAAAAGCACTACAACGCGATTGCCGAAGGGGCCAAGGAACTGCGCATTCATCGCCCGCGCCGCCAGCGCATGTTCAACAGCGGCATCAAGGGCACTGCCGATTTCATCTGCAAGACCCAGATCAAATCGATCAACACGTTCGTGATTGCCAAGAGTTTCGGCTCGATGCTGTTCTTTGTGGTCATCGGTCTGGCGCTGGCCCTGCAATCGTTCTGGCCCAGCGCTGACAAAACCGTGATGAGCGGTTTTGTTCTGGTGCTGCTGTACATGAAAGGTCCGCTGGAACACCTGGTCGGCACCTTGCCGGTGGTCAGCCGCGCGCAGATCGCCTTCCGCCGCATCGCTGAACTGTCGGCGCAATTCTCCTCGCCCGAGCCGCATCTGCTGCTCAGCGATCAGGGCCAGAAAGCCGAGCCGGTGCAGAGCCTGGAACTCAAAGACGTGCGCTACGCCTTCCCGGCCGTGGGCGAGGCCAAGCCGTTCACGCTGGGGCCGGTGAATCTGAAGATCGAACAAGGCGACATCGTCTTCATCGTCGGCGAGAACGGCTGCGGCAAGACCACCCTGATCAAACTGCTGCTGGGTCTGTATCCGCCGCAGCAGGGAGAAATCCGCCTCAACGGCGAATGCGTGACCGCCCTCACCCGCGATGATTACCGCCAGTTGTTCACCACGGTCTTTGCCGACTACTACCTGTTCGATGACGTGGTGCAAGGCGATACGCACATTCCCGACGATGCCAACAAATACCTGCAACGCCTGGAAATCGCCCACAAGGTCAGTGTGCAGGACGGCAGCTTCACCACCACTGACCTGTCCACCGGGCAGCGCAAGCGTCTGGCGCTGGTCAATGCGTGGCTGGAGGAGCGCCCGGTGCTGGTGTTCGACGAATGGGCCGCGGATCAGGACCCGACCTTCCGCCGGATCTTCTACACCGAGCTGCTGCCCGACCTCAAACGACTGGGCAAGACCATCATCGTGATCTCCCACGATGACCGTTATTTCGATGTCGCCGACCAGTTGGTGCGCATGGATGCCGGCAAAGTCAAAACCGCGCTCAACCCGGCCTGA
- a CDS encoding formylglycine-generating enzyme family protein has protein sequence MKRDLLTPAHGASALKALALAALMTGLLPSAAQAATPPAAGKVFKDCKDCPEMVVLPAGTFTMGTPEDEVGREPDEGPMHEVTFAKPFAMSRFQITAGEWDSYIRESGAVIANGDTRPGRECIASKPRYPQTPRQPAVCMDFQDIKNYVAWLSKKTGQKYSMLSEAQREYGARAGSKGPFPFPFDEGKGYSIAKHANTYGPADGYSFSSPVGSYPANAFGLYDMHGNVYEWVEDCYHPDYNGAPTDGSAWLEPNCETLRIRGNDWGEAPVFSRSGNRNDIDPKTRGDWIGFRVVREL, from the coding sequence ATGAAACGTGATCTGTTGACCCCTGCCCACGGCGCCAGCGCGCTCAAGGCACTGGCCCTCGCCGCCCTCATGACCGGTCTGCTGCCGAGCGCCGCGCAGGCCGCGACACCGCCTGCCGCAGGCAAAGTATTCAAGGACTGCAAAGACTGCCCGGAAATGGTCGTACTGCCGGCCGGCACCTTCACCATGGGCACGCCGGAGGATGAAGTGGGCCGCGAACCCGACGAGGGCCCGATGCATGAAGTGACCTTCGCCAAACCCTTCGCCATGAGCCGCTTCCAGATCACCGCGGGTGAATGGGACAGCTACATTCGCGAGAGCGGTGCGGTGATCGCCAACGGCGACACGCGCCCTGGTCGCGAGTGCATCGCAAGCAAACCGCGCTACCCGCAAACCCCGCGTCAGCCGGCCGTGTGCATGGATTTCCAGGACATCAAGAACTACGTCGCCTGGCTGTCGAAAAAAACCGGGCAGAAATACAGCATGCTCAGCGAAGCCCAGCGCGAATACGGTGCCCGGGCAGGATCCAAAGGACCGTTCCCCTTCCCGTTCGACGAGGGCAAGGGCTACAGCATCGCCAAACACGCCAACACCTACGGCCCGGCGGACGGGTACAGCTTCAGCTCGCCGGTGGGCAGCTACCCGGCCAATGCCTTTGGCCTGTACGACATGCACGGCAATGTCTATGAGTGGGTCGAAGACTGCTATCACCCGGACTACAACGGTGCGCCAACCGATGGCAGCGCGTGGCTTGAACCCAACTGCGAGACCCTGCGCATTCGCGGCAATGACTGGGGTGAGGCGCCGGTATTCTCCCGCTCGGGCAACCGCAACGACATCGATCCGAAAACCCGTGGCGACTGGATCGGTTTCCGTGTCGTGCGTGAGTTGTAA